A stretch of Rhizobium glycinendophyticum DNA encodes these proteins:
- a CDS encoding tetratricopeptide repeat protein, with the protein MVDQNDSFIREVNEELRSDQVRNAWKRYSRIIIGVAVLIVVGTAGHRLWDHWNSTQASGAGDQFLAALKLADEGKRDEAEAALQALEKDGYGAYGVLARFRGASVLAEKGDPAGAIAAFKTIADDNDVPEAVRNAARVRAAWLMVDTGTYEQVSAEVEAMATPSNAMRHAAREALGLAAYKAGDMVRAREWFEQITEDAETPRNTSARAQMMLDNIKASGKAP; encoded by the coding sequence ATGGTTGACCAGAACGACAGCTTTATCCGCGAAGTCAACGAAGAGCTTCGCTCCGATCAGGTGCGCAATGCCTGGAAACGCTATAGCCGCATCATCATCGGCGTTGCGGTTCTGATCGTCGTCGGCACGGCCGGCCACAGGCTCTGGGATCACTGGAACTCCACCCAGGCCTCGGGTGCCGGCGACCAGTTCCTCGCGGCCCTCAAGCTCGCCGACGAAGGCAAGCGCGACGAGGCGGAAGCCGCCCTTCAGGCACTCGAGAAAGATGGCTACGGCGCTTACGGCGTCCTCGCTCGCTTCCGTGGCGCTTCGGTTCTGGCCGAGAAGGGTGATCCGGCGGGCGCAATCGCTGCCTTCAAGACGATCGCCGATGACAATGACGTGCCGGAAGCCGTGCGCAACGCGGCACGCGTTCGTGCTGCCTGGCTGATGGTTGATACCGGCACCTATGAGCAGGTCTCGGCGGAAGTCGAAGCCATGGCGACGCCGTCCAATGCTATGCGTCACGCCGCCCGCGAAGCACTCGGCCTCGCCGCATACAAGGCCGGCGACATGGTGCGCGCCCGCGAATGGTTCGAGCAGATCACGGAAGACGCGGAAACCCCGCGCAACACCTCGGCCCGCGCCCAGATGATGCTCGACAACATCAAGGCGTCCGGCAAGGCGCCGTAA